ACCAGTAATGTACCCCTCATGCTGGCCGGTGTGGAGTATCTTCATCCTATATTCCGCCAACGCACCAAATACCGCCACATGGCAGACGCTGCACTCACCGGCAACATGGAACATGTGCCGGTCAACGACCTGTTCCGCAGCGCCCGCCAGGCGATGGAGCCCTATTTCTGCGGAAAATGCGACAAAGCCATCGAGCGTTTCAACAACAACACCGGCAATAACCTCAGCACCACGGACCCGGCGGAGATTATTCCGGCATGCTTTTATGCGCGGACGGCCCTCCTGCTCGTGGCGGAGGGCGCACATCTCTGGGGCGCTTTCGTGAAAGAAACCAATCAGCTGCAACTGCACGACCAGGAACAGGAAGGCGACGAATGCATGGTGAACGCGGCGGTTACACAGGCATTGCTGAACGGCGCGGAAGTGCATGTGGTAGATCCGGATAAAATGCCGTCCGGCGCCGTCATGGCAGCCGTGATGCGGTATCAGCAGATTTAACAATCAAAAAGCCCGGTCAGAATTGAACCGGGCTTTTTTCGGTTATCCTTTGTCGACCGTCCGCAGTGCGTCATCGTCGTTGTATTGGAGAATCTGGCGGCGAAGTTCGGCGTTGAGCTCCGCGGTGATGGCTGGAGCACGCGGAGGAAGAGAACCTGCGTCACATCGAACTTCTGCTCATTGCGCGGATAGCCGTTGCGGTGGCTGTATTTGCCCGTCAGCAAGGTGGCGCGGCTGGGGCCGCAGATGGAATGGGTGACGAGGGCGTGCCGGAAAATAGCGCCTTTCCGCGCGATGCGGTCGATATTCTGTGTTTGGGCCAACTTGCCACCGTAAGCACTTACGGCCTGGAAGGC
Above is a genomic segment from Chitinophaga pollutisoli containing:
- a CDS encoding sulfatase-like hydrolase/transferase, whose protein sequence is MLLATSLPAAAQTSQRPNIIFIFSDDHAFQAVSAYGGKLAQTQNIDRIARKGAIFRHALVTHSICGPSRATLLTGKYSHRNGYPRNEQKFDVTQVLFLRVLQPSPRSSTPNFAARFSNTTTMTHCGRSTKDNRKKPGSILTGLFDC